One Pseudorhodoplanes sinuspersici DNA segment encodes these proteins:
- a CDS encoding O-antigen ligase family protein — MITLDQARRLTDEQSVKSASRARRPATDITPSRPVSRGATQILEFFLFLTILVSCFVFIEPSPYEFAMGPLAFGCLIAGVTIRRELLPMIWLLLLWNIGGAIAYFRVSDIDLTDRFVIITLFMAMSAIIFASLFSTDSVRRLRIMRIAYIIAALVAATAGIIGYFNLTAGLGELFAPGGRARGPFKDPNVYGPFLILPILFLLQSLLSRGLRILPTAILLVILFGFFLSFSRGAWIHFVLSGVIMLGLMIVTAENHRTRLRLILLGAVCVGLLAAAMAAALSFDAIANMFKERAQAVQSYDVGSGGRFTMQILALTEVLNYPFGMGPFAFSEAYGIQQHNVYLQAFLVYGWIGGLAYIALIVLTLIAGLGAALKRTPWQPYLIAVYATFVGEVGEGIVIDTDHWRHFFLLLGVIWGLVAASRDFKRRLA; from the coding sequence TTGATCACGCTCGACCAGGCGCGCCGGCTCACGGATGAGCAATCAGTCAAATCCGCGAGCCGCGCGAGACGTCCCGCAACGGACATAACGCCGTCACGGCCGGTATCGCGTGGCGCGACGCAAATCCTCGAATTCTTCCTCTTTCTCACCATCCTCGTCAGCTGCTTTGTGTTCATCGAGCCGTCGCCCTATGAGTTCGCCATGGGTCCGCTCGCCTTCGGCTGCCTGATCGCCGGCGTAACGATCCGGCGCGAATTGCTGCCGATGATCTGGCTACTTCTGCTATGGAATATCGGCGGCGCAATTGCCTATTTCAGGGTATCAGATATAGACCTTACGGACAGGTTCGTTATCATCACCTTGTTCATGGCGATGTCGGCCATCATTTTTGCGAGCCTGTTTTCCACGGATAGCGTGCGGCGCCTGCGCATCATGCGCATAGCCTACATCATCGCTGCACTGGTTGCCGCGACGGCCGGCATCATCGGATATTTCAACCTGACCGCTGGCCTTGGCGAACTCTTCGCGCCAGGCGGTCGCGCGCGCGGACCGTTCAAAGATCCGAATGTCTATGGGCCCTTCCTGATCCTGCCGATCCTGTTCCTGCTGCAATCTCTGCTATCACGCGGCTTGCGCATCCTCCCCACCGCGATACTCCTTGTCATCCTTTTTGGATTCTTCCTGAGCTTTTCGCGTGGCGCCTGGATTCACTTCGTCCTTTCGGGCGTCATCATGCTGGGACTAATGATCGTGACGGCGGAAAACCATCGGACCCGCCTTCGGTTGATCTTGCTCGGCGCCGTCTGCGTTGGCCTGCTGGCGGCGGCGATGGCGGCGGCGCTGTCGTTTGATGCAATCGCTAACATGTTCAAAGAGCGAGCGCAGGCGGTCCAGTCCTACGATGTCGGCAGCGGCGGACGGTTCACGATGCAGATTTTGGCCCTGACCGAGGTTTTGAACTACCCGTTCGGGATGGGGCCATTCGCGTTTAGCGAGGCTTACGGTATCCAGCAGCACAACGTGTATCTGCAGGCGTTCCTCGTTTACGGCTGGATCGGCGGCCTTGCTTATATCGCGCTCATCGTACTGACACTCATTGCCGGTCTCGGTGCCGCCCTGAAGCGGACGCCGTGGCAGCCGTATCTGATTGCGGTGTACGCAACTTTCGTCGGCGAAGTCGGCGAAGGCATTGTTATCGATACCGACCATTGGCGACATTTCTTCCTGCTGCTAGGGGTTATCTGGGGGCTGGTCGCGGCGTCGCGCGATTTCAAACGGCGGCTCGCATGA
- a CDS encoding undecaprenyl-phosphate glucose phosphotransferase, which translates to MFELDARKMLSASAAASSAIGSQDSRRRAPRQLSPAALAAASVETRAAYSPIVVAGIVRTIESTLIALVGAVIYALYVMPAEGFSWPYLAAIAVISGLSIVAFEAVDIYHIHAFRQPLHQMARMLTAWSVVFLFATTLSFFFKFDQMFSRVWLLAFWGVGAVVLMASRSVVYVLVRRWMRDGRLTRRAVIVGGGEAGESLINALKEQVDSDVRIIGVFDDRNDDRSPTACGGLPKLGTVDDFVEFARRTRVDLVIFSLPISAENRLLQMLKKLWVLPVDIRLSAHSNRLRFRPRSYSYIGEVPVLDVFDRPIADWDVVMKWLFDKIVGGLLLLALLPVMAVVALAIKIDSRGPVLFKQKRYGFNNDLIEVYKFRSMYVDQCDATASKLVTKGDPRVTRVGRFIRKASIDELPQLFNVVFKGNLSLVGPRPHAVNAKAAARLYDEAVDGYFARHRVKPGVTGWAQINGWRGETDTQEKIQKRVEFDLYYIENWSVLFDLYIVAMTPFALLKSENAY; encoded by the coding sequence ATGTTTGAGTTGGACGCTCGCAAAATGTTGAGCGCGTCCGCTGCTGCGAGCTCTGCCATCGGCAGTCAGGATTCGCGTCGGCGTGCGCCCAGACAATTATCTCCTGCTGCTCTCGCGGCCGCATCGGTCGAAACACGCGCGGCGTATTCACCGATCGTTGTCGCCGGTATCGTGCGGACCATCGAAAGCACGCTGATCGCGCTTGTCGGTGCGGTAATCTACGCCCTTTATGTCATGCCGGCCGAAGGTTTTAGCTGGCCCTACCTCGCCGCGATCGCGGTCATTTCCGGCCTCTCGATCGTCGCGTTCGAGGCTGTCGATATCTATCATATTCACGCCTTCCGCCAGCCCTTGCATCAGATGGCGCGAATGCTCACGGCTTGGTCGGTCGTTTTCCTGTTCGCCACCACCCTGTCGTTCTTCTTCAAGTTTGATCAGATGTTTTCGCGCGTCTGGCTGCTGGCTTTCTGGGGCGTCGGCGCAGTGGTGCTCATGGCATCACGATCTGTCGTCTATGTTCTTGTGCGCCGTTGGATGCGGGATGGGCGGCTCACCCGCCGCGCTGTGATTGTCGGTGGCGGAGAAGCAGGCGAAAGTTTGATCAATGCGCTGAAGGAGCAAGTCGACAGCGACGTTCGTATCATCGGCGTGTTTGACGATCGCAATGACGATCGTTCGCCCACAGCGTGCGGCGGCCTGCCAAAGCTTGGCACTGTCGATGACTTTGTCGAATTCGCCCGGCGCACGCGGGTCGATCTCGTCATCTTCTCGTTGCCGATCAGCGCCGAGAACCGTTTGCTGCAGATGCTGAAGAAGCTCTGGGTGTTGCCGGTTGATATTCGTTTGTCGGCACATTCCAACCGCCTGCGCTTCCGGCCCCGCTCCTATTCCTATATCGGCGAAGTCCCGGTCCTCGATGTGTTCGACCGGCCGATCGCCGATTGGGACGTGGTGATGAAATGGCTGTTCGACAAGATCGTCGGCGGCCTGTTGCTGCTCGCCCTTTTACCGGTCATGGCGGTGGTTGCGCTGGCAATCAAAATCGACAGTCGCGGTCCAGTGCTGTTCAAGCAGAAGCGCTATGGCTTCAACAACGATCTCATCGAAGTCTACAAATTCCGCTCGATGTATGTGGACCAATGCGATGCGACGGCTTCGAAGCTCGTGACCAAGGGTGATCCGCGCGTCACGCGCGTCGGCCGTTTCATCCGCAAGGCCAGCATCGATGAGCTGCCGCAACTGTTCAATGTCGTCTTCAAGGGCAACCTGTCACTGGTCGGTCCCCGTCCCCATGCCGTCAACGCCAAGGCTGCCGCGCGTCTCTATGACGAAGCCGTCGATGGCTACTTCGCCCGCCATCGCGTGAAACCTGGCGTAACCGGCTGGGCGCAGATCAATGGCTGGCGCGGGGAAACGGACACGCAGGAAAAAATCCAGAAGCGCGTCGAATTCGACCTCTATTATATCGAAAACTGGTCGGTGCTGTTCGATCTCTACATCGTCGCGATGACGCCGTTCGCGCTGTTGAAGAGCGAGAACGCGTATTGA
- a CDS encoding glycosyltransferase family 4 protein, whose amino-acid sequence MSRPEKPLRILHVFRSPVGGLFRHVIDLVRGQTARGHQVGIVCDALTGGERASRLLDAVAPELALGVVRLPMGRHLAVSDYSAIRQIAASVERNAPDIVHGHGAKGGAYARLAVGADGPVRAYTPHGGSLLFKPDAMLGRFYLTLEKILQRRTDLFLFESAFIERLYHAKVGDPRAMTRIVPNGVAEAEFAEVPLRADATDILFIGELRHLKGVDVLLAALAGLRAKGIALSATIVGDGKARLDLQRQAQTAGLGDSVRFQLPKPAREAFSLGRVMVVPSRMESFPYIVLEAAAAGKPLIATHVGGIPDMFGPYADRLIPADDREALESALALAINHPETTNSAARLLQERVRATFSLDDMVSGGIDAYRAALASQKLKYE is encoded by the coding sequence ATGAGCCGGCCAGAAAAGCCTCTACGGATTTTGCATGTTTTCCGCTCGCCTGTTGGTGGGCTGTTTCGTCATGTCATCGACTTGGTGCGCGGACAGACAGCGCGCGGTCACCAGGTCGGCATCGTATGCGACGCCTTGACGGGCGGTGAACGCGCGTCGCGCCTTCTCGATGCCGTTGCGCCGGAGCTGGCGCTTGGCGTTGTTCGCCTGCCAATGGGCCGCCATCTGGCGGTGAGCGATTATTCTGCGATCCGCCAGATCGCGGCAAGTGTGGAGCGGAATGCCCCGGATATCGTTCATGGGCACGGCGCCAAGGGCGGCGCCTATGCGCGGCTGGCGGTCGGCGCCGATGGCCCCGTCCGTGCCTATACGCCGCATGGCGGCAGCCTGCTGTTTAAACCGGATGCGATGCTGGGCCGCTTCTACCTGACGCTGGAGAAAATCCTGCAGCGTCGCACCGATCTGTTTCTGTTCGAGAGCGCCTTCATCGAACGTCTGTATCATGCGAAGGTCGGCGATCCCCGCGCGATGACGCGGATTGTGCCGAACGGCGTTGCCGAGGCAGAGTTCGCCGAGGTTCCTCTGCGTGCGGACGCAACCGATATTCTTTTCATCGGTGAACTGCGGCATCTGAAGGGCGTCGACGTGCTCCTGGCCGCACTCGCCGGTCTGCGAGCCAAGGGCATTGCTTTGTCTGCCACCATCGTTGGCGATGGCAAGGCGCGTCTCGATCTGCAGCGGCAAGCGCAAACGGCTGGTTTAGGCGACTCTGTCCGGTTCCAATTGCCAAAGCCAGCGCGTGAAGCCTTTTCGCTTGGCCGCGTGATGGTCGTGCCGTCGCGGATGGAGTCATTCCCCTACATCGTCCTTGAAGCCGCTGCCGCGGGAAAACCGCTAATCGCGACCCATGTGGGCGGGATCCCGGATATGTTCGGACCTTATGCAGACCGGCTTATTCCCGCAGACGATCGCGAGGCGCTGGAGAGCGCTTTAGCTTTGGCGATTAACCATCCGGAAACGACAAATAGCGCCGCCCGCTTGTTACAAGAGCGTGTACGGGCCACCTTTTCTCTTGATGACATGGTCAGTGGCGGAATCGACGCGTACCGGGCGGCTCTCGCATCGCAAAAGCTAAAATACGAATAA
- a CDS encoding GumC family protein produces MQSVQTFNGGVGIQLSEPGGELDLRALGLSLWRKKWLILFPALIVGALTVFAVNAITPVYRSEAKISVEGRENVFLRPEAEKSVERAAADQETIATQVQVLQSRDIAHQVIRELKLAERPEFDPVRSGPSRLGAILSAFGIGRDQLKMSPEERAMDAYFARLSVVAVDKSRVITVAFQSSDPELAAKVVNAIVDAYLRQTQIAKQEQIKNAAAYLASEIEQLRKTVQDAESKVENFRAKSNLFLGSNSTSLGTQQLGELTTQLAAARAQKADLDAKSRLIRDMLKSGREVESADIVNSDLLKRLVEQRVLLRAQLAEQSSTLLERHPRIQELNAQINALDAQMRGELQRLVLSLENDARIANARIQATNEAIDRLKNQISGSSSQDVQLRALEREAKAQRDLLEAYLARYREATARENIDATPAEARVISRGTVSNVPAAPKKLPIIMIATLATAFMAAAFVLASEILKQAPAQSPAPAFSESENAVSATPRRSIFSVLKRRKPVPPAGIEPVLEPDSGKTVAGRPIEHLVKAVSERGEAGRRVTVIGAGRNVGTTYTAISLARALAAEGERVILADLALHAPNLSILSTDPVAPGFAELVRGTASFGDIITRDKFSKVHLIAAGNVAGEAPTILTSPRLLVTLEALARNYDHVIVDGGALAEAVPEFFARMAPCAVLVATDIDNAATKNARDQLVAAGFADVLLWLGTPGPDASSQPVAA; encoded by the coding sequence ATGCAGTCAGTTCAGACCTTCAATGGTGGTGTCGGCATTCAGCTTTCCGAACCCGGTGGCGAGCTTGATCTTCGAGCCCTTGGTCTTTCGCTCTGGCGCAAGAAATGGCTGATCCTGTTTCCGGCTCTCATCGTCGGTGCCCTCACGGTCTTTGCTGTCAACGCCATCACACCCGTCTATCGTTCCGAAGCTAAGATTTCCGTCGAAGGTCGAGAAAACGTATTTCTGCGGCCGGAGGCTGAGAAGTCGGTCGAGCGTGCCGCGGCTGACCAGGAAACCATTGCAACTCAGGTCCAGGTTCTTCAGTCTCGCGACATTGCGCATCAGGTCATTCGTGAGTTGAAACTCGCCGAGCGGCCGGAATTCGACCCTGTCCGCTCAGGTCCCTCTCGATTAGGCGCCATCCTGTCGGCATTCGGTATCGGCCGCGATCAACTCAAGATGTCGCCCGAAGAGCGGGCGATGGATGCTTATTTTGCGCGCCTGAGCGTGGTGGCCGTGGATAAATCGCGAGTCATCACTGTGGCATTTCAGTCCAGCGATCCCGAGCTGGCCGCGAAGGTCGTCAATGCCATCGTCGACGCCTATTTGCGGCAGACGCAAATTGCCAAACAGGAACAGATCAAGAATGCCGCCGCCTATCTTGCAAGCGAGATCGAGCAACTGCGCAAGACAGTGCAGGACGCGGAATCCAAAGTTGAAAACTTTCGGGCAAAATCCAATCTATTTTTGGGCTCGAACAGCACGAGCCTCGGCACGCAACAACTCGGCGAATTGACGACGCAGCTTGCCGCGGCACGCGCGCAAAAAGCCGATCTCGATGCGAAGTCGCGATTGATCCGCGATATGCTGAAGAGCGGCAGGGAGGTCGAGTCAGCCGACATCGTCAATTCAGATCTCCTCAAGCGGCTGGTCGAACAGCGTGTGCTGCTGCGCGCGCAATTAGCCGAACAATCGTCGACGCTGCTGGAACGGCACCCGCGCATTCAGGAATTGAATGCGCAGATCAACGCGCTGGATGCGCAGATGCGTGGCGAATTGCAGCGCCTTGTGCTGTCGCTGGAAAACGACGCCCGCATTGCCAATGCGCGTATCCAAGCGACCAACGAAGCAATCGACCGTCTCAAGAATCAGATCAGCGGCTCCTCTTCCCAGGATGTGCAGCTGCGAGCCCTTGAGCGCGAAGCCAAGGCGCAGCGCGATCTGCTCGAAGCCTATCTCGCTCGTTATCGTGAGGCGACGGCCCGCGAGAATATCGATGCGACGCCGGCTGAAGCACGTGTGATCTCACGTGGAACAGTCTCCAATGTGCCGGCTGCTCCAAAAAAGCTGCCGATCATCATGATCGCGACGCTGGCGACGGCTTTCATGGCCGCGGCCTTCGTGCTGGCAAGCGAAATCCTGAAACAGGCTCCGGCGCAATCACCAGCTCCGGCTTTTTCGGAATCGGAGAATGCAGTTTCTGCAACGCCACGTCGTTCCATTTTCTCTGTCTTGAAGCGCAGAAAGCCTGTGCCGCCTGCAGGAATTGAGCCCGTGCTGGAGCCGGACTCCGGCAAGACGGTCGCTGGCCGGCCCATTGAGCATCTGGTCAAGGCCGTCAGCGAGCGCGGGGAGGCTGGCCGGCGTGTCACTGTCATCGGCGCAGGCCGCAATGTCGGCACCACCTATACGGCAATTTCTCTGGCGCGTGCGCTGGCAGCGGAAGGGGAGCGTGTCATACTTGCCGACCTTGCGCTGCATGCTCCCAATCTGTCGATCCTTTCGACCGACCCCGTTGCACCGGGCTTCGCCGAGCTTGTGCGCGGCACGGCATCCTTTGGAGACATCATCACCCGCGACAAGTTTTCCAAGGTCCATCTGATCGCGGCCGGCAACGTCGCGGGAGAGGCGCCAACGATCCTGACATCGCCGCGCTTGCTCGTCACGCTGGAGGCCCTGGCACGCAATTACGATCACGTCATCGTTGATGGGGGAGCGTTGGCCGAAGCGGTCCCGGAGTTTTTCGCCCGCATGGCGCCTTGTGCCGTTCTGGTCGCGACCGACATCGACAATGCCGCGACCAAAAACGCACGCGATCAGCTTGTGGCGGCCGGCTTTGCCGATGTACTGCTGTGGCTCGGAACGCCTGGCCCCGATGCCTCGTCGCAACCGGTCGCTGCTTAA
- a CDS encoding GNAT family N-acetyltransferase, producing the protein MTIAFREAGSAQLPARQSSSTRTAFAVTVYRDLEMVEPLWHALAGQDSVASPYQGLEWIRLWHEYVSGPLGEEPVIIVGSDRSGAPLFIWPLVAQRLGPLRLACFFGGKHATLNMPLWRRDIADTFTSDDMHDALSQIARQRPDLDLLMLHSQPAFWSGARNPFMTLAHQRSNEDNFVLNIGTSGPAIIEQQISGTMRSRLRNKERKLAKLNGYRYIRAATPDDVYRQLGFFFQQKEGKLRALGIENAFAQPGVESFIRAACLAGLDRGEPVIELHALECDGDMLALFSGIHDQQRFTSMFNSHTASDNSRFSPGLILLQHLIVDCAKRGFRSFDIGPGEARYKTFFCKDLELIYDSVLPLSLRGQAAAPALRAIRLAKSAIKRNPKLWQVAHNVRALLGGHKSKQASDAD; encoded by the coding sequence ATGACCATCGCCTTTCGAGAAGCGGGCAGCGCGCAGCTCCCCGCCCGACAATCTTCGTCGACGCGCACTGCTTTCGCGGTCACAGTCTATCGCGACCTCGAAATGGTGGAACCGCTCTGGCACGCGCTGGCCGGACAGGATTCGGTCGCCTCGCCCTATCAGGGGCTCGAATGGATCAGGCTCTGGCATGAGTATGTCAGTGGCCCGCTCGGCGAAGAACCGGTCATTATCGTCGGCAGCGACCGCTCGGGCGCACCGCTATTCATCTGGCCCCTGGTGGCGCAACGGCTCGGTCCGCTTCGCCTCGCCTGTTTCTTTGGCGGCAAGCACGCCACACTCAACATGCCGCTATGGCGCCGCGACATCGCCGATACATTCACGAGCGACGACATGCATGATGCGCTGTCGCAGATTGCACGTCAGCGGCCCGACCTTGACCTGTTGATGCTGCACAGCCAGCCGGCGTTCTGGAGCGGTGCACGCAATCCTTTCATGACGCTTGCACATCAACGCTCGAATGAAGACAACTTCGTGCTGAATATCGGCACCAGTGGCCCCGCCATCATCGAGCAACAGATTTCCGGCACAATGCGCAGCCGCCTGCGCAACAAGGAGCGCAAGCTCGCCAAGCTAAATGGCTATCGTTATATCCGCGCGGCGACGCCGGACGATGTCTATCGCCAGCTTGGTTTCTTCTTTCAGCAGAAGGAAGGAAAGCTGCGCGCACTCGGTATCGAGAATGCATTTGCGCAACCGGGCGTCGAGAGTTTCATTCGCGCTGCATGTCTTGCAGGCCTCGATCGCGGTGAGCCCGTGATCGAATTACATGCGCTGGAATGCGACGGGGATATGCTGGCGCTGTTTTCGGGCATCCATGACCAGCAGCGCTTCACCTCGATGTTCAACTCGCACACAGCGTCGGACAATTCACGCTTCAGTCCCGGCCTGATCCTGTTGCAGCATCTGATCGTCGATTGCGCGAAACGCGGTTTCCGCTCCTTCGACATCGGTCCGGGCGAAGCACGCTACAAGACCTTCTTCTGCAAGGATCTCGAACTGATCTACGACAGTGTGTTGCCACTCTCGCTGCGCGGACAGGCCGCGGCTCCGGCACTTCGGGCCATCCGGCTTGCCAAAAGCGCGATCAAGCGCAATCCCAAACTCTGGCAAGTCGCGCACAATGTCCGTGCCCTGCTCGGCGGACATAAATCCAAGCAAGCGTCTGACGCCGATTAA
- a CDS encoding polysaccharide deacetylase family protein produces MSGLKKTIIRAGLETLYFSGAHIALRPLFQGVGVILTLHHVKPSRPGTFQPNRLLEVAPGFFAAVVRRLRRSGLDIVSLDEMHRRLVERDFKRRFVCLTFDDGYRDLLQWAYPVLKKNDVPFALYVPTGFADRIGEIWWVALERIVARNDRIGLYIDGDERRFDCTTDSDKKNIYEQLYWWLRSMKTEDELRGVVRDLCGRYGVDMKALCEELCMSWEDIAELSRDPLVTIGAHTVNHPILKKTSDRVARSEMEMSRAVIESAIGIRPEHFAYPVGDPTSAGSREFAIAAELGFKTAVTTQPGVLFPGHRDHLMALPRISLNGEYQQLRYLRVLMSGTATAMWNGFRRPKAAA; encoded by the coding sequence GTGAGTGGCCTCAAGAAAACCATCATCCGGGCGGGCCTCGAAACACTCTATTTCAGTGGCGCCCATATAGCTTTGCGGCCTTTGTTCCAGGGCGTCGGGGTGATCCTGACCCTGCATCACGTCAAGCCCTCGCGTCCCGGCACGTTCCAGCCGAACCGCCTGCTGGAGGTGGCTCCGGGATTTTTCGCCGCGGTCGTTCGGCGCCTGCGGCGATCGGGTCTCGATATCGTATCGCTCGACGAGATGCATCGGCGGCTGGTCGAGCGTGATTTCAAACGGCGGTTCGTCTGTCTGACCTTCGACGATGGCTACCGCGATCTTTTACAATGGGCCTATCCGGTCCTGAAGAAGAACGACGTGCCGTTCGCGCTCTATGTCCCAACTGGATTTGCGGACCGTATTGGCGAAATCTGGTGGGTGGCTTTGGAGCGCATCGTCGCCAGGAACGATCGTATCGGCCTTTACATCGACGGCGACGAGCGCCGGTTCGATTGCACAACTGACTCCGACAAGAAGAACATTTACGAGCAGCTGTACTGGTGGCTGCGCAGCATGAAGACAGAGGATGAACTTCGTGGCGTGGTCCGGGATCTCTGCGGGCGTTACGGCGTCGACATGAAAGCGCTCTGCGAAGAGCTTTGCATGAGCTGGGAAGATATCGCAGAGCTGTCACGCGATCCTTTGGTCACCATCGGTGCGCATACTGTCAATCACCCGATCCTGAAGAAAACCAGCGATCGCGTGGCCCGTTCGGAAATGGAGATGAGCCGCGCGGTGATCGAATCCGCCATCGGCATTCGTCCCGAACATTTCGCCTATCCGGTTGGCGATCCGACTTCGGCCGGTTCGCGTGAATTCGCGATCGCTGCCGAACTCGGCTTCAAGACGGCGGTCACGACGCAGCCCGGCGTGCTTTTCCCCGGACATCGGGATCACTTGATGGCGCTGCCGCGTATTTCGCTTAACGGCGAATACCAGCAACTCCGCTATCTGCGGGTTCTGATGTCCGGCACGGCAACGGCGATGTGGAATGGCTTCCGCCGCCCGAAGGCCGCGGCCTAG
- a CDS encoding DUF2842 domain-containing protein: MSIRTRKLIGAIGLLVLVTAWALLAMAFAQFAFSNPNAYVAWIFYVVAGMGWIFPAMPLIRWMEGGRKA, from the coding sequence ATGTCTATTCGCACCCGCAAACTGATCGGCGCCATTGGACTTTTGGTCCTTGTCACCGCCTGGGCGCTTTTGGCGATGGCATTTGCGCAATTCGCCTTTTCCAATCCCAACGCCTATGTGGCCTGGATTTTCTACGTGGTCGCCGGGATGGGTTGGATCTTCCCCGCCATGCCGCTGATCAGATGGATGGAAGGCGGGCGAAAAGCCTAG